CGTCATCCAGGCCCAGTCGGTGATTGACGCCGCCACCCATGCGCACGGCGTACTTCTCAAGTTCACGCAGTCCTGGCGTGGTCTTGCGCGTGTCGGCCAAGCGCACTCCGCTTCCCTGCAGTTCTCTCACCAGGGCCGCTGTGGCCGTGGCGATACCGGAAAGACGCATCGCCAGATTCAGCGCCGTCCGTTCAGCCCCAACCAATGCAGTGGCCTGACCCTCGAGTCGGAGCAGCGTGTCGCCGGACTGCACAGCAGCACCATCGGGCACCAGGCATTCGGCCTCGAGCTTGGGATCCAACAGGCGAAAGAGCTGCAGAGCAAGGCTGCCACCACAGAACACACCCTCTTGCTTCGTGATCCAACTCGCCTGAGCACGCCGTCCGCCGAGGGCCGGTGCGGTGAGATCGCCGCGGCCAAGATCCTCTTCCAGCCAGTGCTGCAGTTGCCCCTGAAGCCGGGGTGTCGTTAGGGGCTGCTCAACGTTCATCACTGCGGAACCGCCCGCTCATAGGCCTAGATCCATCATGCGGGCACGACGGTTCGGACTAGACCCACGGCGCTTTATTTGCCAACTTCATTTGCCAATGCAAAAGCGGGAAAAAATACGATCCAGCACCGATTCCGTGAGCTCTTCGCCCGTGATCTCGCCAAGGCTGTGAATGGCCTCACGCAGGTCAATCGTCCAAAAATCCCAGGGCAATCCATCGGCGGCAACCTGCTCACTGCGATCAAGGGCAGCGGCCGCCAGCCGTGCCAGGTCAGCCTGTCGTTGGTTGAGCGCCAGCAACAGGGAGCCATCACTAACGGCGCCGCAACGCTCCAGAAGAGCCTGCACGAGCTGCGCTTCCCCCACTCCTGTCACAGCCGACAAATGCACATCGGCGGGAGCCTCAGCATTGCTGAGATCAGCCTTATTTCCGACCAGCAGATGGGGCACATCAGCTGGGATCTGCTCACGCAGCAGCTGATCCTCAGCGGTCCAACCATCAGCGAGATCAAACAACAGCACGACCAGATCGGCACTGGCCAAAGCGTCGTGGCTTCGGGCGATGCCCAACCGCTCAACGGCATCATTGGTGCTGCGGATGCCGGCGGTGTCGAGCAGCGTGATCGGAACGCCCTCCAGCACGATTTCGCTTTCCAGCAGGTCTCTCGTGGTTCCGGGCAAATCGGTCACGATGGCTCTCTCCCGCCGACTGAGCCGATTCAGAAGGGAGCTCTTGCCAACGTTGGGCCTACCGACGAGCGCCACCCGCAGCCCCTGACGCAGGGCGATACTGCGCTCCCCATCTGCCACAAGTTGCAGCAGCTCGTCGCGCACCGACTGCAAAGCCTTCAGCAAGTTCGGGCCATCGAGAACTGGGAGATCATCTTCAAAATCCACCCTGGCCTCCAGCTCGCTGAGCTGATCCAGCAGTCGTTCACGCAACAGCTGGATCCGGCGCTGGATGCCGCCGTCCACCCCTGCCATGGCCAACTGCGCAGCACGCTGACTGCGGGCGGCCACCAGATCACCGATCGCCTCAGCACGCGTGAGCTCAAGGCGCCCATTCAGGA
Above is a window of Synechococcus sp. BIOS-U3-1 DNA encoding:
- the nadC gene encoding carboxylating nicotinate-nucleotide diphosphorylase — its product is MNVEQPLTTPRLQGQLQHWLEEDLGRGDLTAPALGGRRAQASWITKQEGVFCGGSLALQLFRLLDPKLEAECLVPDGAAVQSGDTLLRLEGQATALVGAERTALNLAMRLSGIATATAALVRELQGSGVRLADTRKTTPGLRELEKYAVRMGGGVNHRLGLDDAAMLKENHLAWAGGIEAAIAAVRASAPWPARVIVEAETEQEASKAVIAGADAVLLDEFTPEQLISLVPRLRQLAVERAASGAVVLEASGIQPGDLRAYAATGIDLISTSAPVTRSRWLDLSMRFAPAGG
- the mnmE gene encoding tRNA uridine-5-carboxymethylaminomethyl(34) synthesis GTPase MnmE produces the protein MQEINLKRQTIAAVATAVAPGQGGIAVIRLSGPDAQQAVREVTCFPGEQPWESHRVLYGHVMAADGVEHLDEVLVLLMLAPRSFTAEDVVEIHCHGGVMAVQQVMARVLEQPGIRRALPGEFSQRAVLNGRLELTRAEAIGDLVAARSQRAAQLAMAGVDGGIQRRIQLLRERLLDQLSELEARVDFEDDLPVLDGPNLLKALQSVRDELLQLVADGERSIALRQGLRVALVGRPNVGKSSLLNRLSRRERAIVTDLPGTTRDLLESEIVLEGVPITLLDTAGIRSTNDAVERLGIARSHDALASADLVVLLFDLADGWTAEDQLLREQIPADVPHLLVGNKADLSNAEAPADVHLSAVTGVGEAQLVQALLERCGAVSDGSLLLALNQRQADLARLAAAALDRSEQVAADGLPWDFWTIDLREAIHSLGEITGEELTESVLDRIFSRFCIGK